A region from the Bacillus sp. Marseille-P3661 genome encodes:
- a CDS encoding VOC family protein: MINKIGKITVYVNDQEQAKNFWLNKVGFVLKADNPMGPNMSWVEVGPSEDEFTTLVLYSKSLMEKQNPAAVAHPSILFSTTDIESAYEKMKQNGVTVDEMQRMPFGSMFTFKDQDGNNYLLREDK, encoded by the coding sequence ATGATAAATAAGATTGGTAAAATAACAGTATATGTAAACGATCAAGAACAAGCAAAAAATTTTTGGCTAAACAAAGTTGGCTTTGTCCTAAAAGCAGATAACCCTATGGGACCGAACATGTCTTGGGTTGAAGTTGGACCAAGTGAAGATGAATTTACCACTTTAGTTTTATATTCTAAATCATTAATGGAAAAACAAAATCCAGCGGCAGTTGCACATCCTTCCATTCTTTTCAGTACAACTGATATTGAATCTGCTTATGAAAAAATGAAACAAAATGGAGTAACAGTAGATGAAATGCAAAGAATGCCATTTGGTTCCATGTTCACATTTAAAGATCAAGATGGAAACAATTATTTACTACGAGAAGATAAATGA
- a CDS encoding YitT family protein, with protein MLSNINKAIVVSVSSVIVGFAYNMFLIPHEVLSSGVTGIAFIIGMLVEGVNAGLMIALLNIPILVAGYKTLGRKLIIFSVLSVAVTSVSMQFIPKMPVADDPLLSAIFGGAIAGIGAGLIFKSGASSGGFDVIGLIILQKKELPLGTIFFVLNALVVFVAGFLFDWDRALYTMASIFVSGKVIDAIHTSHIKLTLTIITSRGEKVKEELLSHVLRGITIWSGVGAYSKSERDVLYTVCTRYELNEIKEIIQTIDPYAFINITQTVGVVGTFRKK; from the coding sequence ATGTTAAGTAACATAAATAAAGCTATAGTTGTCAGTGTCTCATCTGTTATCGTTGGATTCGCCTATAATATGTTTCTAATTCCCCATGAAGTTCTTAGTTCAGGGGTTACAGGTATTGCTTTCATCATTGGAATGCTAGTTGAGGGTGTTAACGCTGGGCTAATGATTGCATTATTGAATATACCTATTTTAGTTGCGGGTTATAAAACGTTAGGAAGAAAATTAATAATCTTTAGCGTTCTTTCAGTTGCGGTTACTTCTGTTTCCATGCAATTCATTCCAAAAATGCCTGTTGCTGATGATCCTCTTCTCTCAGCCATTTTTGGAGGTGCGATCGCCGGTATTGGCGCTGGGTTAATCTTCAAGAGTGGCGCTTCTTCAGGAGGATTTGATGTTATTGGTCTTATCATCTTACAAAAAAAAGAACTACCGTTAGGTACGATATTCTTCGTTCTCAATGCTTTAGTTGTATTTGTTGCAGGTTTTCTATTCGATTGGGACCGCGCCCTATATACCATGGCTTCCATATTTGTAAGCGGAAAAGTTATAGATGCTATTCATACATCACATATTAAGTTAACACTGACAATTATCACAAGCCGAGGCGAAAAAGTTAAAGAGGAGTTATTATCACATGTCCTAAGAGGAATTACCATCTGGAGCGGTGTAGGTGCATACTCTAAATCTGAGCGTGATGTCCTTTATACAGTCTGTACCCGGTATGAACTGAACGAAATAAAAGAAATCATTCAAACAATTGATCCCTATGCATTTATTAATATCACTCAAACAGTTGGGGTCGTAGGAACTTTCAGGAAAAAGTAA
- a CDS encoding PH domain-containing protein codes for MKYQSKRDWWLTFIIWGTMLFAIGSGGKTFIDNTGNTVENIVTALFTILLPIFILWLWFTTYYIIDEDNLVIKYGPFKKTVPLKSIKSVRKTMNPLSSPALSLKRLEIVYGQFNSVLISPLDRERFMDILSKRCPHAIFIDKAKEK; via the coding sequence TTGAAGTATCAATCCAAAAGAGACTGGTGGTTAACTTTTATTATTTGGGGAACAATGCTTTTTGCAATAGGCAGTGGTGGGAAAACGTTTATTGATAACACGGGGAATACTGTAGAGAATATAGTAACTGCGTTATTTACTATATTATTGCCGATTTTTATTTTATGGTTATGGTTTACTACTTATTATATTATCGATGAGGATAACTTAGTTATTAAGTATGGACCTTTTAAGAAGACTGTACCATTAAAATCCATTAAATCTGTCAGGAAAACTATGAACCCTTTATCAAGTCCAGCCTTGTCATTAAAAAGACTGGAAATTGTCTACGGACAGTTTAATTCAGTACTCATTTCACCTCTTGATCGAGAGAGGTTTATGGATATTTTGTCCAAACGATGCCCGCATGCAATATTTATTGATAAAGCTAAAGAGAAGTGA